In Janthinobacterium sp. J1-1, a single genomic region encodes these proteins:
- a CDS encoding DMT family transporter → MRTIAIPSIATQSPLVYIKLIFVALFWGGTFIAGRVLAQQMPPMTAASGRFGVAVLLLVLLAWKFEGGLPRLDRKQLATTAALGLTGIFLYNLCFLAALSRMPAGRTALFVALNPIVTALASALLFRERLGAFKWLGIMLAFCGTAIVITRGDLLGLLHGNGGGIGAGEIFMFCGISSWAAYTLIGRVALKGLSPVAATTYAAMWGLAFLLVGAAFEFPTVPWRSFGWQVWAAIGYLGVFGTVIGFVWYYEGVKAIGPSRTAVFNNLVPVFGIVLAAGLLGESVLASMLVGGAVTIAGVVMTNRQTK, encoded by the coding sequence ATGCGCACCATCGCCATTCCATCCATCGCCACCCAGTCGCCACTGGTCTATATCAAACTGATTTTCGTCGCCCTGTTCTGGGGCGGTACCTTTATCGCGGGGAGGGTGCTGGCCCAGCAGATGCCGCCGATGACGGCCGCCAGCGGGCGCTTCGGCGTGGCCGTGCTGCTGCTGGTGCTGCTGGCCTGGAAATTCGAAGGCGGCCTGCCGCGCCTGGACCGCAAGCAATTGGCGACCACCGCCGCGCTGGGGCTGACTGGCATCTTCCTGTACAACCTGTGCTTTCTGGCGGCCCTGTCGCGCATGCCGGCCGGCCGCACGGCGCTGTTTGTTGCACTGAACCCCATCGTCACGGCGCTGGCTTCGGCCCTGCTGTTCCGCGAGCGCCTGGGGGCCTTCAAATGGCTGGGCATCATGCTGGCGTTTTGCGGCACGGCCATCGTCATCACGCGCGGCGACCTGCTCGGCCTGCTGCATGGCAATGGCGGCGGCATAGGCGCCGGCGAGATCTTCATGTTCTGCGGCATTTCCAGCTGGGCCGCCTACACCCTGATCGGGCGCGTGGCCTTGAAAGGCCTGAGCCCGGTGGCCGCCACCACCTATGCCGCCATGTGGGGCCTGGCGTTTTTGCTGGTCGGCGCGGCGTTTGAATTCCCCACCGTGCCATGGCGCAGCTTCGGCTGGCAGGTGTGGGCCGCCATCGGCTACCTGGGCGTGTTCGGCACGGTGATCGGTTTTGTCTGGTATTACGAGGGCGTGAAAGCGATCGGCCCGTCGCGCACGGCCGTGTTCAACAATCTCGTGCCCGTGTTCGGCATCGTGCTGGCGGCCGGCTTGCTGGGCGAGTCGGTGCTGGCCTCGATGCTGGTGGGCGGGGCGGTGACGATTGCCGGCGTGGTCATGACCAACCGGCAAACAAAATAA
- a CDS encoding serine hydrolase, translating into MLKKMFAAVLMTLSTAAIAVPFGSQSILVVEDGTGKILLEKNANVVVPIASLTKLMTAMVVLDSKANMKEEILIDQVDVDTLKHSTSRVPVGATLTRHDVLQLALMSSDNRAAASLARTYPGGPTAFAVAVNAKIKALGMRQTVIEEPTGLSPNNQSTAADLVKMAVAASRYPEISRITTDSKDIIQIKGRDVEYHNTNRLVGAKGWDIGLSKTGFTNEAGRCLIMRIKSAGKFATMILLNARANSVRAMDAVNIRRMLAAENGIEEPKVVRASASPVIRASAGKAVRASASRHKKAPAKPSKRRRAK; encoded by the coding sequence ATGCTCAAAAAAATGTTCGCCGCCGTGCTGATGACGCTATCCACAGCGGCCATCGCCGTGCCCTTCGGTTCCCAGTCCATCCTGGTGGTCGAAGACGGCACGGGTAAAATCCTGCTTGAAAAAAATGCCAACGTGGTCGTGCCCATCGCGTCGCTGACCAAGCTGATGACGGCCATGGTCGTGCTCGACTCCAAGGCCAACATGAAGGAAGAGATCCTGATCGACCAGGTCGACGTGGACACCTTGAAACACAGCACCTCGCGCGTGCCGGTGGGCGCCACCTTGACGCGCCACGATGTGCTGCAACTGGCGCTGATGTCGTCCGACAACCGCGCCGCCGCCTCGCTGGCGCGCACCTATCCGGGCGGCCCGACCGCCTTTGCGGTGGCCGTCAACGCCAAGATCAAGGCGCTGGGCATGCGCCAGACCGTGATCGAAGAGCCGACCGGCCTGTCGCCGAACAACCAGTCGACCGCCGCCGACCTGGTCAAGATGGCCGTGGCCGCCTCGCGCTATCCGGAAATCAGCCGCATCACGACCGACTCCAAGGACATTATCCAGATCAAGGGCCGCGACGTGGAATACCACAACACGAACCGCCTGGTGGGCGCCAAGGGCTGGGATATCGGCCTGTCGAAGACCGGCTTTACGAATGAAGCGGGGCGCTGCCTGATCATGCGCATCAAGTCGGCCGGCAAGTTCGCCACGATGATTTTGCTCAACGCGCGCGCCAATTCCGTGCGCGCCATGGACGCCGTCAATATCCGCCGCATGCTGGCGGCCGAAAACGGCATCGAAGAGCCGAAGGTGGTGCGCGCCTCGGCCAGCCCGGTGATACGTGCTTCGGCCGGCAAAGCGGTACGTGCGTCGGCCAGCCGCCACAAGAAAGCGCCGGCCAAGCCATCGAAGCGCCGCCGCGCCAAATAA
- a CDS encoding histidine kinase, with the protein MLKKFRDWYRSIDDESLMVLKHPEMAAQVKGRARRCIARNLSTLTPIEREQLHDFLLKYRGAGFYIAAFKLMLLFSAIGVVLHLLFPVKFELLKAVVFSNGMGFALVWGLIGVWFNYRSSVRHKLKKLLLIVSTCAAGVVTGVMLAGLSDTGSMGMAFERLLRVGGIALLVAVVFYMVPLAIVTSWRNRQYEALTLQLQQDAERDRLARELSESQLRLLRAQIEPHFLFNTLGAVQQLAEQGAPGAARAAALTADLIAFLRASLAEMRSEQVALQSEFDMVAAYLRVMQARMGTRLRYALDLPAEFAQMTIPSMILLTLAENAIKHGIEPSLRGGEITMSAQQVDGMLRLRVRDTGMGLPQGDTEHAQEGGLGLENVRSRLRLSDPSASLNLRDGEEGGVIADIVLPIKMAASLKENAA; encoded by the coding sequence ATGTTGAAAAAATTCAGGGACTGGTATCGCAGCATCGATGACGAATCGCTGATGGTGCTGAAACACCCCGAGATGGCGGCGCAGGTGAAGGGCCGCGCGCGCCGCTGCATCGCCCGCAATCTGTCGACCCTGACGCCGATCGAGCGCGAGCAATTGCATGATTTCCTGCTCAAGTACCGTGGCGCCGGCTTTTATATCGCCGCCTTCAAGCTGATGCTGCTGTTCAGCGCCATCGGCGTGGTATTGCACCTGCTGTTCCCGGTCAAGTTCGAATTGCTCAAGGCCGTGGTCTTCAGCAATGGCATGGGGTTTGCGCTGGTGTGGGGCTTGATCGGTGTCTGGTTCAATTACCGCAGTTCGGTGCGCCACAAGCTCAAGAAACTCCTGCTGATCGTCTCGACCTGCGCGGCGGGCGTGGTGACGGGCGTGATGCTGGCCGGCCTGAGCGACACCGGCTCCATGGGCATGGCCTTCGAGCGCCTGCTGCGCGTGGGCGGCATCGCCTTGCTGGTGGCGGTGGTGTTTTACATGGTGCCGCTGGCCATCGTCACCAGCTGGCGCAACCGCCAGTACGAAGCGCTGACCCTGCAGCTGCAACAGGATGCCGAGCGCGACCGCCTGGCGCGCGAACTGAGCGAATCGCAGCTGCGCCTGCTGCGGGCCCAGATCGAGCCGCATTTCCTGTTCAATACCCTGGGCGCGGTGCAGCAGCTGGCCGAGCAGGGTGCGCCAGGCGCGGCCCGGGCGGCGGCGCTGACGGCCGACCTGATCGCCTTTTTGCGCGCCAGCCTGGCCGAGATGCGCAGCGAGCAAGTCGCGCTGCAAAGCGAGTTCGACATGGTGGCCGCGTATTTGCGCGTGATGCAGGCGCGCATGGGGACCAGGCTGCGCTATGCGCTGGACCTGCCGGCCGAATTTGCGCAAATGACCATACCCAGCATGATCCTGCTGACGCTGGCCGAAAACGCCATCAAGCACGGCATCGAACCGTCCTTGCGCGGTGGCGAGATCACCATGTCGGCGCAACAAGTGGACGGCATGCTGCGCCTGCGCGTGCGGGATACGGGCATGGGCTTGCCTCAAGGCGATACCGAGCATGCGCAGGAAGGCGGCCTGGGCCTGGAAAACGTGCGCAGCCGGCTGCGCCTGTCCGACCCGTCCGCCAGCCTGAACCTGCGTGACGGCGAAGAGGGCGGCGTGATCGCCGACATAGTACTCCCCATCAAAATGGCAGCCAGCCTGAAAGAAAACGCCGCATGA
- a CDS encoding LytTR family DNA-binding domain-containing protein, with translation MNTTILIAEDEPLMRERLQTMLAVAWPEARIVLVAENGNDAWDGFLEHEPEVVFLDIRMPGLSGLEVAQRIGKRAHVVFVTAYDQYAVDAFDAGAVDYLLKPVQTERLQRALSRLREKLGAQPADMADLLQSLRAALPAPPREKMKWIRASVGKQIRLIDIDEVLFFQADTKYTRVVLAGSEALVRTPLKDLLGGLDPDQFWQIHRGTMVNVKAIEAAERIDAERMQVLVKGSTEKLPVSRTFTYLFRD, from the coding sequence ATGAATACCACCATCCTGATTGCCGAAGACGAGCCGCTGATGCGCGAGCGCCTGCAAACCATGCTGGCCGTGGCCTGGCCCGAAGCGCGCATCGTGCTGGTGGCCGAAAACGGCAACGACGCCTGGGATGGTTTCCTGGAGCACGAGCCCGAGGTGGTGTTTCTCGACATTCGCATGCCGGGCCTGTCCGGCCTGGAAGTGGCCCAGCGCATCGGCAAGCGCGCCCATGTGGTGTTCGTCACCGCCTACGACCAGTATGCGGTCGACGCGTTTGACGCCGGCGCCGTCGACTACCTGCTCAAACCGGTGCAAACCGAGCGCCTGCAGCGGGCCCTGTCCCGCCTGCGCGAAAAACTGGGCGCCCAGCCGGCCGACATGGCCGATTTGCTGCAATCGCTGCGCGCCGCGCTGCCGGCGCCACCACGCGAAAAAATGAAATGGATCAGGGCCAGCGTGGGCAAGCAGATCCGCCTGATCGATATCGACGAGGTGCTGTTCTTCCAGGCCGACACCAAATACACGCGCGTGGTACTGGCCGGCTCCGAAGCACTGGTGCGTACGCCGCTGAAGGACTTGCTGGGCGGCCTGGACCCCGACCAGTTCTGGCAGATCCACCGCGGCACCATGGTCAACGTCAAAGCCATCGAAGCGGCCGAACGCATCGATGCCGAACGGATGCAGGTGCTGGTCAAGGGCAGCACGGAAAAGCTGCCGGTGAGCAGGACGTTTACGTATTTGTTTCGCGATTAG
- a CDS encoding AAA family ATPase, with protein sequence MTVHLTQLRDTELTPALKSTRDTLRDIRSLELLSPHLMRQRTRDNAASIGIGGEKLSAYLHSIKGGDKQHPLELLRTFYPRVIDFKSSPTKGGWKRLSIIEDFDGKHVETEVRHINDGLLRVLAMLAQTLDGDAMLLFDEVENGVNPEIVEKLVNLLVNAKQQILVTTHNPMILNYLEDDVARESVLFVYKTPEGYTRVRPFFSLPGVGEKLDLMGPGEAFVDTDLVALTATCVELDKQDAATEEVDKKAKKPPISRKAAA encoded by the coding sequence TTGACAGTACACCTCACTCAACTGCGCGATACCGAACTTACTCCAGCGTTAAAAAGCACTCGCGACACTCTGCGCGATATTCGCTCCCTGGAACTGCTCTCGCCCCATTTAATGCGCCAACGAACCCGTGACAACGCCGCTAGCATAGGCATCGGCGGCGAGAAACTTTCAGCTTACCTGCACTCGATCAAGGGCGGCGACAAACAGCACCCTCTGGAACTGCTGCGCACGTTTTATCCCCGTGTGATCGACTTCAAATCATCCCCAACCAAAGGCGGCTGGAAACGGCTGTCGATCATCGAAGACTTCGACGGCAAGCATGTAGAAACCGAAGTACGCCATATCAACGATGGCCTGCTGCGCGTGCTGGCCATGCTGGCGCAAACGCTCGATGGCGATGCCATGCTGCTGTTCGATGAAGTGGAAAATGGCGTCAATCCGGAAATCGTGGAAAAACTGGTGAACTTGCTGGTCAATGCAAAACAGCAAATCCTTGTTACCACGCACAACCCGATGATACTGAACTATCTGGAAGATGACGTGGCCCGTGAGTCGGTTTTGTTTGTGTACAAAACGCCTGAGGGTTATACACGGGTACGGCCTTTCTTCTCGCTGCCTGGCGTCGGTGAAAAGCTCGATCTGATGGGACCCGGTGAGGCCTTTGTCGATACCGATCTGGTGGCACTGACGGCGACCTGCGTCGAACTCGACAAGCAGGACGCTGCTACCGAAGAAGTGGACAAGAAGGCGAAAAAACCGCCAATATCAAGGAAAGCCGCCGCATGA
- a CDS encoding IS3 family transposase (programmed frameshift) — translation MTQGLTLEDAALRLTIPKGTLANWVSAARRGTSPKVAPGSRSVPELEAEVTKLRKELAEARMERDIVKKAGSVLCAGVAAKYAVMKTLRLEFPVTIMCRVFGVSRSGFYAWANGKPSQRAQDDARLKVAIEAVHAQSRQTYGPLRMQPELTAQGFPAGRDRIVRLRRELALRCKQKRKFKATTNSNHDLPVADNLLNQTFAPTRPNEAWVTDITYVATGEGWLYLAGIKDVFTCELVGYAMDERMTQTLTATALWKAVRNKRPAPGLIHHSDRGSQYCAHDYQKLVTQFGMKPSMSRRGNCYDNAPMESFWGSLKNELVHHQRYATRADAKAAIQEYIESFYNRQRRHSRLGNVPPALFAEKFSKQPRVA, via the exons CTGACACAAGGCCTGACGCTGGAAGACGCCGCGTTGCGTCTCACCATTCCCAAGGGCACGCTAGCGAACTGGGTCAGTGCGGCAAGGCGCGGCACGTCGCCCAAAGTAGCCCCTGGTAGCCGCTCCGTGCCGGAGCTTGAGGCTGAGGTAACCAAGCTGCGCAAAGAGCTTGCCGAGGCACGCATGGAGCGCGATATCGTAAAAAAAGCGG GCAGCGTACTTTGCGCGGGAGTCGCTGCCAAGTACGCGGTCATGAAGACCTTGCGACTCGAATTTCCTGTCACCATCATGTGCCGCGTCTTTGGCGTCTCGCGCAGCGGTTTCTACGCTTGGGCGAACGGCAAACCGTCGCAGCGGGCGCAGGACGACGCACGCCTGAAGGTCGCCATCGAGGCCGTGCACGCGCAGAGCCGGCAGACTTATGGCCCGTTGCGCATGCAGCCGGAACTGACGGCGCAAGGCTTTCCGGCCGGCCGTGATCGTATCGTCCGTCTGCGTCGCGAGCTCGCCCTGCGCTGCAAGCAAAAGCGCAAGTTCAAGGCCACCACGAACTCGAATCATGACCTGCCGGTGGCCGACAACCTGCTCAATCAGACTTTCGCGCCGACCCGGCCGAACGAAGCCTGGGTGACCGACATCACCTATGTGGCGACCGGCGAGGGCTGGCTTTACCTGGCCGGTATCAAGGACGTGTTCACCTGCGAGCTGGTGGGCTACGCGATGGACGAGCGCATGACGCAAACGCTGACGGCAACAGCACTGTGGAAGGCCGTGCGCAACAAACGCCCCGCGCCGGGCTTGATTCACCACTCCGACCGTGGCAGTCAGTATTGCGCCCACGACTATCAGAAACTGGTGACGCAGTTCGGCATGAAGCCGTCCATGTCGCGCCGAGGAAACTGCTATGACAACGCGCCCATGGAAAGCTTCTGGGGCAGCCTGAAAAACGAGCTGGTGCACCATCAACGTTACGCGACCCGGGCCGACGCGAAAGCCGCAATACAGGAATATATCGAAAGCTTTTACAACCGCCAGCGACGCCATTCGCGCCTTGGCAATGTTCCGCCCGCGTTGTTCGCTGAAAAATTCAGCAAACAGCCGCGGGTGGCTTGA
- a CDS encoding AAA family ATPase, producing the protein MNGLPVGYLARQPRQKTELISASLPKFTVLIGLNGAGKTTILQAFDFLSQLMTGRIDDWLISRGWDKADIASKFAPASNISFVTNNRKKNDDLNNFWYGSFNRKELACLFEIATCWHDGLVEEEVLLLRGRQYRINNSEMKSVAFSYQGSILSLRYPDFFGHSSLVNFTNWRTYDTLNNIHTGASGRSGKTGPDTRPDAGRRRVASHHSQGHASELGQCGKARHVAQSSPW; encoded by the coding sequence TTGAACGGCTTGCCGGTCGGGTATTTGGCGCGCCAGCCTCGTCAGAAAACCGAATTGATCAGCGCTTCCCTACCGAAATTCACAGTCTTGATTGGCTTGAATGGAGCAGGGAAAACCACTATTTTGCAAGCATTTGATTTTCTTTCTCAGTTAATGACTGGAAGAATTGATGATTGGTTGATATCTCGAGGTTGGGATAAAGCGGATATTGCATCGAAATTTGCTCCCGCAAGCAATATAAGTTTTGTTACAAATAATCGCAAAAAAAATGATGATTTAAACAATTTTTGGTATGGTTCGTTCAATAGAAAAGAATTAGCATGTCTTTTCGAAATAGCTACATGTTGGCATGACGGACTGGTTGAAGAGGAAGTGCTCTTATTACGGGGTAGACAATATCGCATTAACAACTCTGAGATGAAATCGGTCGCGTTCAGCTATCAAGGCTCTATTCTCTCTCTGAGGTACCCTGACTTTTTCGGACACTCTAGTTTGGTAAACTTCACCAACTGGAGAACTTATGACACGCTCAACAACATACACACCGGAGCTTCGGGAAGAAGCGGTAAAACTGGTCCTGACACAAGGCCTGACGCTGGAAGACGCCGCGTTGCGTCTCACCATTCCCAAGGGCACGCTAGCGAACTGGGTCAGTGCGGCAAGGCGCGGCACGTCGCCCAAAGTAGCCCCTGGTAG
- a CDS encoding IS5 family transposase produces MQKSFSDLEYAAKKKLTRRDRFLAEIDSVTPWGKLHKAVEPFYPKVEGAGRPPIGLARMLRMYVAQQCFGLSDEGIEDAIYDSQSIRAFVGIDLGRESAPDATTLLKFRHLLEANGLTRQIFDTINGHLAEKGLIMREGTIVDATLIAAPPSTKNKDGKRDPEMHQSKKGNDWHFGMKAHVGVDAASGLVHTVIGTAGNVADVTQAHALLHGDETAALGDAGYQGVEKRPENIGKSVTWHVAMKRSKRKALPNNKLGRLTEKLEHLKASVRAKVEHPFHVIKNLFRHRKTRYRGLAKNTAQLFTLFAFANLVLAGRRFTITESRSPS; encoded by the coding sequence ATGCAAAAGAGCTTTTCTGACCTTGAATATGCTGCCAAGAAGAAACTGACGCGGCGCGACCGATTCCTGGCCGAGATTGACAGCGTAACGCCGTGGGGCAAGCTGCATAAAGCCGTCGAGCCGTTCTATCCGAAGGTCGAAGGTGCCGGCCGGCCACCGATTGGACTGGCGCGCATGCTGCGCATGTACGTAGCCCAGCAATGCTTTGGCTTGTCGGACGAAGGTATCGAAGACGCGATCTATGACAGCCAGTCCATTCGTGCTTTCGTCGGCATCGACCTGGGCCGCGAATCGGCGCCGGACGCGACGACCTTGCTGAAGTTCCGCCACCTGCTTGAGGCCAACGGGCTGACGCGCCAGATCTTCGACACGATCAACGGGCACTTGGCCGAGAAAGGCTTGATAATGCGCGAAGGCACCATCGTCGACGCCACGCTGATCGCCGCGCCACCGTCGACCAAGAACAAGGATGGCAAGCGTGATCCGGAAATGCACCAGTCGAAGAAAGGCAACGACTGGCACTTTGGCATGAAGGCCCACGTCGGCGTCGATGCCGCTTCTGGCCTGGTCCATACGGTCATTGGCACGGCCGGCAATGTGGCCGATGTAACCCAGGCGCACGCGTTGCTGCACGGCGACGAGACCGCCGCACTCGGCGACGCCGGCTATCAGGGCGTGGAAAAACGGCCCGAAAACATCGGCAAATCGGTGACATGGCACGTGGCCATGAAGCGCTCCAAACGCAAGGCGCTGCCCAATAACAAACTGGGGCGCCTGACGGAAAAGTTGGAGCATCTGAAGGCCAGCGTGCGGGCAAAAGTGGAGCATCCGTTTCATGTCATCAAGAACCTGTTCCGTCATCGCAAGACGCGCTATCGCGGCTTGGCCAAGAACACTGCACAGCTTTTTACCTTGTTCGCCTTTGCCAATCTGGTACTGGCTGGACGGCGCTTTACGATCACCGAATCCCGTAGTCCGTCTTGA
- a CDS encoding LysR family transcriptional regulator, whose amino-acid sequence MLDGVSLDQLRTFIAAADEGSFSAAARKLNRVQSAVSGWVGSLEQQIGVTLFDRSARFPVLTEQGVLLLADARNIVAGVDTLKARARLMAGGTEAELSVVVDVFFPTADITRAAKAFAQRFPLTPLRLFVEGLGAGYQPVLDGRCSIGILAALPLAFPSLAGERLTEVPLVAVAAPDHPLARAGGRLPRHALAKHVQLVLTDRSSLMAGKDYGVSSPTTWRLADLSTKHAFLRDGVGWGSMPLHMVQADVRAGTLVILDTEDMPRTGYPLIISSVHRAAAPPGPAGRWFVDCLRGGFNKPPIVDDYSQRFLNLS is encoded by the coding sequence ATGCTGGACGGCGTATCACTCGATCAACTGAGGACCTTTATCGCGGCCGCCGACGAGGGCAGCTTTTCTGCCGCCGCCAGAAAGCTCAACCGCGTGCAGTCGGCGGTCAGCGGCTGGGTCGGCAGCCTGGAGCAGCAGATCGGCGTCACCCTGTTTGACCGCTCGGCACGCTTCCCCGTCCTCACCGAGCAAGGCGTCCTGCTGCTGGCCGACGCCCGCAATATCGTGGCCGGCGTCGATACGCTCAAGGCACGCGCCAGGCTGATGGCGGGCGGCACGGAAGCGGAACTGTCGGTGGTGGTGGACGTGTTCTTCCCGACCGCCGACATCACGCGCGCCGCCAAGGCCTTCGCGCAGCGCTTTCCGCTGACGCCGCTGCGGCTGTTCGTCGAAGGCCTGGGCGCCGGCTACCAGCCGGTGCTGGACGGCCGCTGCAGCATCGGCATCCTGGCGGCGCTGCCGCTGGCCTTTCCCTCGCTGGCGGGCGAACGGCTGACCGAGGTCCCGCTGGTGGCGGTGGCCGCTCCGGATCACCCGCTGGCCCGGGCAGGCGGCCGCCTTCCCCGCCACGCACTGGCAAAGCACGTGCAACTGGTCCTGACCGACCGCTCGTCGCTGATGGCCGGCAAGGATTATGGCGTGTCCTCACCCACCACCTGGCGCCTGGCAGACCTGTCGACCAAACACGCTTTCCTGCGCGACGGCGTCGGCTGGGGCAGCATGCCGCTGCATATGGTGCAAGCCGATGTGCGCGCCGGCACCCTCGTCATCCTCGACACCGAAGACATGCCGCGCACGGGCTACCCATTGATCATCTCGTCCGTGCACAGGGCTGCGGCGCCGCCGGGGCCGGCGGGGCGGTGGTTTGTCGATTGTTTGCGGGGTGGTTTCAATAAACCACCGATAGTCGATGATTACAGCCAGCGCTTTTTAAACCTATCTTGA
- a CDS encoding NAD(P)-binding domain-containing protein, whose amino-acid sequence MTYSIIGSGNVGTALARQFARSGIAVGLANTRGAASIAALCTELGDHVSALSLRDALQADVIVLAIPFRAHQAVAAMAPGWQGKIVIDAMNTYGVPIEELRGQASSDVVAGAYAGAALVKTFNQLPARLLAQAPAEHGGRRVMFVSSNDDAAAAEVASLVERLGFAAIGLGTIREGGALLGMGGALILQNLVKHV is encoded by the coding sequence ATGACATATTCGATTATCGGTTCCGGCAATGTCGGCACCGCCCTGGCCCGCCAGTTCGCCCGTAGCGGCATTGCCGTCGGCCTGGCCAATACGCGCGGCGCGGCGTCGATCGCCGCACTGTGCACCGAACTGGGTGACCATGTCAGCGCCTTGAGCCTGCGCGACGCGCTCCAGGCCGACGTGATTGTCCTGGCGATTCCGTTTCGCGCCCATCAGGCGGTGGCGGCGATGGCGCCTGGCTGGCAGGGCAAGATCGTGATCGATGCCATGAATACCTATGGCGTGCCGATCGAGGAACTCCGGGGGCAGGCGTCCAGCGACGTGGTGGCGGGCGCTTACGCGGGCGCGGCACTGGTCAAGACGTTCAACCAGCTGCCGGCCCGGCTGCTGGCGCAGGCGCCGGCAGAGCACGGTGGGCGCCGCGTGATGTTTGTGTCGAGTAACGATGATGCGGCGGCGGCAGAGGTCGCCAGCCTGGTGGAACGGCTGGGCTTTGCGGCGATAGGGCTGGGGACAATCAGGGAAGGCGGCGCCTTGCTGGGCATGGGCGGCGCGCTGATCTTGCAGAACCTCGTCAAGCATGTGTGA
- a CDS encoding TOBE domain-containing protein, translated as MAISEINVRNQFRGKIKEIILGSVVSEVDVETPHGIVTSVITTRSIKDLDLKVGSEVIALVKSTEVSIAKIQ; from the coding sequence ATGGCTATCTCGGAAATCAATGTACGTAACCAGTTTCGCGGCAAGATCAAGGAAATCATCCTCGGCTCCGTCGTCTCCGAAGTCGATGTCGAGACCCCGCATGGCATCGTCACCTCGGTGATCACCACGCGCTCGATCAAGGACCTGGACCTGAAGGTCGGCAGCGAAGTCATCGCGCTGGTCAAGTCGACGGAAGTGTCGATTGCCAAGATCCAGTAA
- a CDS encoding sulfate ABC transporter substrate-binding protein, producing the protein MAASALGMGLPMAASAAEPVVLLNVSYDVMRELFKDVNPAFIAEWQKKTGETITIKQSHGGSSKQARSVADGLEASVVTMNQANDIDLLADRGLVVADWAKKFPNNAAPFYSTMVYLVRKGNPKQIKDWDDLAKPGIKVIVPNPKTSGNGRYTYLAAWGYAVKKGGTEAQARDLVTRLFKNVPVLDGGGRGATTTFTQREIGDVLVTFENEVQLVRKEFGDNFEVVYPSVSILAESPVAVVDKVVDRRGIRKEATAYLQYLYSEPGQEWAAKHFLRPRSATVAKKYAASFKPINLFTVDDVFGGWKQAQKKHFDDGGEFDKIYQK; encoded by the coding sequence ATGGCTGCCAGCGCGCTGGGCATGGGCTTGCCGATGGCCGCCAGCGCCGCCGAACCGGTGGTGCTGCTGAACGTGTCGTATGACGTGATGCGCGAATTGTTCAAGGACGTCAACCCGGCCTTTATCGCCGAATGGCAAAAGAAGACCGGTGAAACCATCACCATCAAGCAATCGCACGGCGGCTCGAGCAAGCAGGCGCGTTCCGTCGCCGATGGCCTGGAAGCATCGGTCGTCACAATGAACCAGGCCAATGACATCGACCTGCTGGCCGACCGTGGCCTGGTGGTGGCCGACTGGGCCAAGAAATTCCCGAACAATGCAGCACCGTTTTATTCGACCATGGTGTACCTGGTGCGCAAGGGCAATCCGAAACAGATCAAGGACTGGGACGACCTGGCCAAGCCCGGCATCAAGGTGATCGTGCCGAATCCTAAGACCTCGGGCAACGGCCGCTACACCTACCTGGCGGCCTGGGGCTATGCCGTGAAAAAAGGCGGCACCGAAGCGCAGGCGCGCGACCTGGTGACCCGCTTGTTCAAGAACGTGCCGGTGCTGGACGGCGGCGGCCGTGGCGCCACCACCACCTTCACCCAGCGTGAAATCGGCGATGTGCTGGTGACGTTTGAAAACGAAGTGCAACTGGTGCGCAAGGAATTCGGCGACAACTTCGAAGTGGTCTACCCGAGCGTCTCGATCCTGGCCGAGTCGCCCGTGGCCGTGGTCGACAAGGTGGTCGACCGCCGCGGCATCCGCAAGGAAGCCACCGCCTACCTGCAATACCTGTACTCGGAACCAGGCCAGGAATGGGCCGCCAAGCACTTCCTGCGCCCACGCTCGGCCACCGTTGCCAAGAAATACGCGGCCAGCTTCAAGCCGATCAACCTGTTCACGGTCGATGACGTGTTCGGCGGCTGGAAACAAGCGCAAAAGAAACATTTTGACGACGGCGGCGAGTTCGACAAGATCTACCAAAAATAA